The sequence CCCCATTTATCAAGATCACCGCCGTCGCATCCTTTCCTCCTACCACGTCCAAAAAATTAGTAACGCCGTTTAAccaaaaataatgataataagaataataatcaACGCCGTCAACTCCCGCCAACTTTCATTTCCTCGCCCACTTCTCTTCCCATCTTGTTTTGCTAGAGAGCCACATGCCTCACCTAACGTGCCTATCAACCTCCAAAAGCCTCAACCTCCAGCTCCTCCTTTATAAAAGCCCCTCCTCGTTCCCTCTCTCTCTTAAAACACCATACCCACTGCTCTTCATTTCATCCTCTCTCTTGCTAGTAGCCACTTAGATATGGATCCCCTCCTTCTGGAGAAGACCCTTTTGGGCCTTTTCGCTGCTGTCATTGTTGCCATAGTCATATCCAAGTTACGCGGCAAGCGTTTCAAGCTCCCTCCGGGACCTCTGCCTGTGCCCGTGTTTGGGAACTGGCTTCAAGTTGGGGATGATCTGAACCAGCGTAACCTCGCCGACCTTGCTAAGAAATTCGGAGACATCCTGCTTCTCCGCATGGGACAGCGCAACCTCGTCGTTGTCTCCTCGCCCGACTTGGCCAAAGAGGTTTTGCACACACAGGGCGTCGAGTTCGGGTCGAGAACCCGAAACGTCGTGTTTGATATTTTCACCGGGAAAGGACAGGACATGGTGTTCACCGTCTACGGTGAACACTGGAGAAAGATGAGGAGAATCATGACTGTTCCATTCTTTACTAACAAGGTTGTCCAGCAGTACAGGTACGGATGGGAAGATGAGGCGGCGCGTGTGGTGGAGGATGTGAAGAAGAACCCAGAATCGGCTACCAATGGTATTGTGTTGAGGAGGAGGTTGCAGCTGATGATGTACAACAATATGTACAGAATCATGTTCGACAGGAGATTTGAGAGTGAGGAAGATCCTCTGTTTGTGAAACTAAGGGCTTTGAATGGCGAGAGGAGTAGGCTGGCGCAGAGCTTTGAGTATAATTATGGCGATTTCATTCCCATTTTAAGACCTTTCTTAAGAGGTTACTTGAAGATCTGTAAGGAAGTTAAGGAAAGGAGGCTGCAGCTCTTCAAGGACTACTTTGTTGATGAGAGAAAGTATGTTTTATCTTTTCCTCcttttaacttattattttcctttctttcagCAAAATATCAATAAGGCAAAatgttttattagtataaacTTAAGTCTTCTCAAATCAACATTACCTGTTAGAGAAATGAGATggagattttaataaaataattgttattgGGTTTTGGTGAACAGGAAACTTGGAAGCACAAAGAGCATGAACAACGAAGGCTTGAAATGCGCAATTGATCATATTTTAGACGCACAGCAGAAGGGAGAGATCAATGAAGACAACGTCCTTTACATTGTTGAGAACATCAATGTTGCTGGTatgtttttttgttaattgatTTAGTTTAACAGTAAATAATGGATAAATGTGTTCAAGTTGATGCCACACCACATTCTTGTCATTTTACTTTTCTACCCCAGGAAAATAGCCAAAAGCAGGGTATTTATGTCATTTGGAAAAGTTGTAATTATAGGAATAGGTCACTTGTGACTTGCCAGCTGCCTAGAAATCATTTTCAccagaaattttaaattttatttaataactcTAGCTTTGGCAATACCATTAATAAATACAAGTGGCAGTCTCTgtgtccttttttttttctttaattgtgATTAATACTGCAagtatttctcttttttttttcttataaattaagtGCCACTTATTTTTATAGCCTCCTACATGGcacaatatttttcattagAATTAACTTGGGcatttaatttcctttttcttttaattttttttgttgtctTAAGGGTTTGAGTACTCATTACTACTTCACTAGAGTATGAAGCAATTTTCCTCAGTTTGAGGATAAGCAGGTTTGTCCACATTAGTACTGCAACACACAAAGACTTTTGCtataagcaaaaaaaaaaaaaaaaaaaaaaaaaaagagaaaggaaaattgCTTCAAAtagttttaacttttttcttaaaagagaatttatttttagcatgATGAAACTTGAAGTCCAACACCTTATATTTAGACTAAAATACCAATTATACAGcttacaattttataattttccttttatacAGATTCCACAATGATTAATTTTTAGGCTTTAAATTTGTGGTACGCATTcgagtaattaattaaaattaggaaGTTATCTTACACTTTTGTCTTTCCAAATTGGTCTCCaaactttatattatttaaacatATTATATAGTTAAGTTAATCTATCTAAAAACATTTCTGattgtatattaattaattatgaaaagttACAAAGActgcatttatatatatattacatggGTGCCATGCCATATTTAGAaaccaaattaattatgtatcttttaaaagaaatttgttaaTTTCAAGGTTAAATTTGGACTTTTCAAAGTTGGCTTTCGAGCATTATCCTTACTTGCACGTTGAAgaaattgttttaaaaaaattgatattgaCCTTCTCTTTGTCAATAATGGGAGTTTGCAAGTTTATCTGTCAGCTTACCTAATAAGTCGGTTGAAAGTGCTGAATCCACCAACTATAATATGTAATAATGTCCTTTTCTAGAGATTAGGTACGAGTGTTGTAGGTGAACcaacattttatttatgttattattatatatattaagcaTTGTAGGATGATTCGTCTATTACCAAGCACTTTATAAATcttgtttaatttattctaCTTAGGTTTGTAGGAGAGATCCCCTCTTACCTAACCCTTGTTCGACAATTCTAAATGATTATGATGCTATTTAAATGCTTGAGATTTAATTTAAGTAGCaagaattttacttttaaaaaatatgaatctCCAATAGTTTATATCTATTGGACTCtcatgtataaaaaaatagatatttaattagttacaGAATTTCTTACTAATCCTCAGCAGTGCAATTGTTTTTAATGTGCATAATCTTATTGTCTATGTAACAGCAATTGAGACAACGCTATGGTCAATTGAGTGGGGCATTGCTGAGCTAGTGAACCATCCTGAAATCCAGAAGAAGCTCAGGGATGAGCTCGACACCGTCCTTGGACCTGGCAACCAAATCACTGAACCTGATACCTACAAGCTTCCATACCTTCAGGCTGTTGTTAAAGAGACTCTCCGACTCAGAATGGCAATTCCTCTGCTTGTGCCTCACATGAATCTCCATGACGCTAAGCTTAGTGGGTACGACATTCCTGCCGAAAGCAAAATTTTAGTGAACGCTTGGTGGCTTGCCAACAATCCTGCAAACTGGAAAAACCCTGAAGAATTCAGGCCAGAGAGGTTCTTGGAAGAGGAATCCAAGGTTGAGGCCAATGGGAATGATTTCAGGTACCTTCCGTTCGGAGTCGGAAGAAGGAGCTGCCCTGGAATCATTCTTGCATTGCCAATCCTTGGCATTACTTTGGGACGTTTAGTACAGAATTTCGAGCTCTTGCCACCTCCTGGACAATCAAAGCTTGACACCACAGAGAAGGGTGGGCAGTTCAGCTTGCATATACTGAAGCACTCCACCATTGTTGCCAAGCCAAGATCATTTTAATTTCACACtgtttgttttctctctctcctttttttttttgggatGTAATGCTACTATGAGATTGTTGAAGAAAGTGAGAAATGATTTTGAATGTGGGATTGGGATGGGACAGGAGGATTATAATATATCTTATGGGTTGTGACAGTGTAAATCTATGAGCTTCAAATGATTTTAATGACTGTAATAATTAAGTCTAATATCTCTTTCATTAATTTCTTGCAACCggtgaacaaaaaaaaaaaaaaaaaaaaaaggtattgATTTGGGTATGCTATGCAATACCAAACTTAAATGACaattagaaaaggaaatgattTGACTAATCCATCTGGAATGGtagaatttaaaaagtatttttctttaatcatgTATATTATCTCACTACAACAAAATAGataatgttaattatttttaaaatattattttgtggCGTTTCTTAGTTTTGCAAGTAATAAGGTGTGATATTTTGAAGGATTTGTTTAGGGTGTTTTTCTAATCCTAAACAAATTGTTCCACCGACTGCCATCTCTTTCATCATTTACtctaaagaaatttttttttgccgttctttttcaaactctgAAAATTATTCCTTTGTGctcattcttttttattactctttagaaataaaagagtTGAAGTAAGGTATCTCATTGAAttctctaattttatatttgagagagataattaattttttttttttgacttttcaGATAATCTAATCGATGATATCATTAATCATAACCTATAGTAATAATCTAATTGGTTGTAGGTGTCTTTACATCAAGTTGAATATGTAATATTTAGtagttagaaaaaaaaaaaacgatcCCGGATACTCCGATATTTGATCATTTTTGCAAATCcacctttatttttaaaatttgtcaaTTTGGTCTACCATCTTTATGTATTGTATCATATCTACCCACAATCGTTTTGACGTGTGCCACTCATAATATGACATGCACACGTGGTTTATTTGTTTGACTACATGGCTTACAACTTAAAGAATCTAATTATAGCCTACAGAGTAGGTGTCTTTACATCAAGTTGAATATGTAATATTTAGTagttagaaaaagaaaaaacgatCCTAGATACTCCAACCTTTGATCATTTTTGCGAATCTACCATCATCTTTAAAATTTGTCAATTTGGTCCACCATCTTTGTGTATTGTATCATATCTACCCATAATCGTTTTGACGTGTGCCACTCATAATATGGCATGCACACGTGGCTTATTTGTTTGACTACATAGCTTACAACTTAAAGAAGCTTAAAACTTATCGTTTTATACTTAAATAAAGCGAAGGGAAAACCATCCCAACTACCATGACCTTTcacaattttttcaaatatattctacttaataattttatctttttggttCATCATCTTTGCGTTCTATATCAAATCTATCTAAGTTGTTTTAGGCGTATGCCTATGAGGACATGGTACGtagatatttctttttcttgccaACATACATCAGTTTgttcaaaaggaaaataaaaggcAGTCGGATCCTCTAGGATAACAATGTCAAATACTAGTAAGAATGCAACTTTAGTGATTCAAGACAGACAACATGTTCTGCTAAAGCCGTCCCGTAAGTTTAAGAAGTTGTCCTAATATTACATGGTGCATATGTGTACTGTAAACAACATTGaagcatttattttttatttagattcatTGGTCAGACATATATAATGCAGACAATATTGACTCAAACAACTTTTTGTAGTattttatctcatattaatattattttgtctgaatttatttaatgtgATCATAGGTACATGCCTGAAACAATTTGGATAAATTTGATGTAGAATGCAAATATGATGgaccaaaaagataaaattataaggcgagagtatatttgaaaaaaatgataaaacgTCATGGTAGTTGGGATGGTtttacctttcttttttttgggttgATGACGGTGCATTCTATGTTGACAAGAAAAAGACACATTTGCGTGACATGTCATCAAAAGCACACGCTTAAAATAACTTTGATAGATTTGATATAGAACGCAAAGATGATggaccaaaaaaataaaattataaggtgatggtatatttgaaaaaatggtGAGAAGTCGTggtaattggaatgattttctttttaaaaaaaattaaaaattttggtGCAATTTTGAGAATGAAAAGAATATCGTCACTCATGCTTTTctaaatatgagtaaatgatgttgtatatatttataaaaattaatattcttttaattttattaaattattaaatattgaattagctaattacatataatatttagttatgaatatgttattttaatttattaaaaaaaattatctattttaaaaatctaattgaTGGTACTAAACAActataaaatctatttatataattttaatttgtaaaaaaatcaaaagttatatataaattaactaataatctAAATTACTACCAACGACATATCATCTGTTGGTCTTTCAACTTTATCACAATTTAAAGGTTTAAATGGcaacttggtccctcaacttatttattaagtcTAAATCATGCCAAAAACAACTTCTTAGCTCAATTACTCCACACGTTTGATAAACTAGTCAGTTAATCAGCCATTAAATTATTGCATGAAAAGGAGGAGCctcttaaataataaaaaaattcaattaaatg is a genomic window of Ricinus communis isolate WT05 ecotype wild-type chromosome 2, ASM1957865v1, whole genome shotgun sequence containing:
- the LOC8282005 gene encoding trans-cinnamate 4-monooxygenase, producing the protein MDPLLLEKTLLGLFAAVIVAIVISKLRGKRFKLPPGPLPVPVFGNWLQVGDDLNQRNLADLAKKFGDILLLRMGQRNLVVVSSPDLAKEVLHTQGVEFGSRTRNVVFDIFTGKGQDMVFTVYGEHWRKMRRIMTVPFFTNKVVQQYRYGWEDEAARVVEDVKKNPESATNGIVLRRRLQLMMYNNMYRIMFDRRFESEEDPLFVKLRALNGERSRLAQSFEYNYGDFIPILRPFLRGYLKICKEVKERRLQLFKDYFVDERKKLGSTKSMNNEGLKCAIDHILDAQQKGEINEDNVLYIVENINVAAIETTLWSIEWGIAELVNHPEIQKKLRDELDTVLGPGNQITEPDTYKLPYLQAVVKETLRLRMAIPLLVPHMNLHDAKLSGYDIPAESKILVNAWWLANNPANWKNPEEFRPERFLEEESKVEANGNDFRYLPFGVGRRSCPGIILALPILGITLGRLVQNFELLPPPGQSKLDTTEKGGQFSLHILKHSTIVAKPRSF